In Campylobacter porcelli, the sequence CATACACAGCGTAGGCTTCATCATCTAATTTAGCTAGTATGGCCGCACTCCTTGCTGCAGCTTCTATCAAAACCGCAGTCTTTAGCTCAATCATTTTTAAATACTCATCTAAATTTGGATTAAATCTAGAGCCTAGATCCACATCCATCATCTCGCCAATGCTTAGATCCAAAACGGCTTTAGATATGATTTTAGCAATTTGCGGATCTAAATTTACAATCTCATAAAAGCCTTTAGAGTATAAAATATCGCCTAGCATTATTGAATTCTTAGAGCCAAAAAGTGCGTTAATGCTAGGTTTGCCACGTCTAATAGTAGAGTCATCTATCACATCATCATGTAATAAACTAGCTAGATGGATAAGCTCTATTACCGCACAAAGCCTAAGCGAAATTTCATTTTCACCAGCTATTTTTAGTATCAATTTGCTTCGTAATTTCTTGCCACTACTAATATTTTTAAACATATCAAGTGCTTTTTCATAGCCACACTCTTTGACAAATTCATACAAAATCTTATCAACCATACAACTTCCTTATCTATCTGGTATATACTCTATCTCTACTCTAGAGGCCTTATCCATTATATATGCATCAAAGACCACCGTGCCATCATAACCTCTATACTCTCTAAAATTTAAATATAGATCCACGCTATCATTAAGCGGATTTTTAATAAAAGCAAGAATAGGTTGATGATACATCTCTAGCCCCCTTCTAAGGCTAAGCACTATCTGGCGTGGATAGTTTCTAAATTTATTATGAACGACCAAATTTGTATTATCATAAAGCGTCCATGAAAACTCAAATTCATCTCTTATCAGATGGAGCCTATCTATAAATATAATCTTAGCTTTTTCATCTTTTTTAAGGATAAATTCCTTATGGTGCGTCCATTTTGGTGCCACGCCAAAAAGTAGATTAAAGCACAAAAATGGCAACAACCAAAGAGATAATCTACTCATTTTGGGTTAAAATTTTCCCTGTTATATCTATATAAATATCATTTAGTCCATTCTCCATAATATCAGGATTTAACGCCTTAAAGCTGTCTATTTGCGTTTGTGTAATCCCGCTACTTTCTGCTAACTCTCTTAAAGCCACAAGCTCACTAAATAAAATTTCAAGCTCATTTTCTACTATATTGCGATTTGCATTATAGACTATATCAAAAAATTTATCCCTTGGCTCTCCACCAAAAATATCATCAAATATCAACTTCTACTCCATTAATTAAATTTAACGAATTATATCCCTTTGCCCTTTAGCATTTGGTGGGGTCAAAACTCCATTTTGCTCTAACTGCTCGACTATGCTAGCAGCCCTATTGTAGCCTACCTTTAACCGCCTTTGCAAGTAGCTAATAGAGGTCTTTTCTTCGCTTAAAACTATCTCTTTAGCTTCATTATAAAGCTCATCAATCTCTCCACTAAATTCCAAAGATCCCCCACTTCCACCGCTATCATCTTTTAAAAAGCTCTCTTGATAAACCACACTCTCTTGAGCTTTTAAAAACTCAGCTATATGATCAATCTCCTCTTCACTAGCAAATGGTGCGTGAAGTCTGACTATTCCAGGGCTTCCAGGAGGCGTAAAAAGCATATCTCCACGCCCTAGCAAACTCTCAGCTCCCATCTGATCTAGTATAACCTTGCTATCTACTTTTTGCCCTACTCTATAACTAATTCGGCTTGGTAAATTTGCTTTAATCAGCCCAGTTACTACATCTACGCTTGGGCGTTGTGTTGCTACTATTAGATGAATTCCACTAGCTCTAGCCATTTGAGCCAAGCGACCGATATGAAACTCCACATCCTTGCCGCTTGTCATCATAAGATCAGCTAATTCATCTATGATAACCACTATAAAAGGCAAGGTTTCACCGCCTTCTTTTTTCATTTTTTCGTTGTAGCTCTCTATATTTTTTGTGCGAGTTTGGCTCATTATCCTATATCTACGCTCCATTTCAGCAACCAAATTCGCTAAGACCGCTATAGCCTTTTTAGGTTCAGTTATAACTGGAGTTAGCAAGTGCGGTATATCATTATACATACTAAACTCAAGCATCTTAGGATCTATCATTATAAGGCGCAGAGTTTTAGGTGAATTACGATACAAAAGGCTCAAAACCATCGCATTGATCCCAACACTTTTGCCACTTCCTGTGGTTCCAGCGATTAAAAGATGTGGTAACTTTTTAAGGTCAGTTATAAATGGATCGCCTACGATATCTTTGCCAAGTGCTAAGGTAAGCTCACTTTTGGCATTTTTATAGATATCGCTTTGTAATATCTCTTTTAGATATATAGTCTCTATATTTTTATTTGGAATTTCTATCCCAACTACATCTTTACCAGGAATTGGGGCTTGAATTCTAATAGTTTGAGCTTTAAGAGCCATCGCCAAATCATCTTGTAGGGTCAAAATTTTACTTACTTTGACATGAGCTGCGGGCTTAAACTCAAAAGTCGTTACCACAGGCCCAGAGTATGTTCGCACCACATCTCCATCTATCTTAAATCTTCTTAATTTATCTAGTAAATCAGCGATTTTTTGATCTATTTCAGCTTCATTTATACTCTTGCTTCTTTTTGGAGG encodes:
- a CDS encoding DUF2018 family protein; translated protein: MIFDDIFGGEPRDKFFDIVYNANRNIVENELEILFSELVALRELAESSGITQTQIDSFKALNPDIMENGLNDIYIDITGKILTQNE
- a CDS encoding polyprenyl synthetase family protein, which produces MVDKILYEFVKECGYEKALDMFKNISSGKKLRSKLILKIAGENEISLRLCAVIELIHLASLLHDDVIDDSTIRRGKPSINALFGSKNSIMLGDILYSKGFYEIVNLDPQIAKIISKAVLDLSIGEMMDVDLGSRFNPNLDEYLKMIELKTAVLIEAAARSAAILAKLDDEAYAVYGKNLGLAFQIVDDILDIISDENRLGKPAFNDYKEGKTTLPYIFLYNALNLDDKEILKSLWGKELDENQTRWIKDKFDEFDIVKKSKIFAKELGNKAISAVSNHSLQEIVSSMIDREF